The following proteins come from a genomic window of Nitrospira sp.:
- a CDS encoding pitrilysin family protein, with translation MSQWRRTGALLLTTALFSLATTLYAADITPIKFTTPNGMTVLVLEQHFLPIVEIHALVKTGSAYDPPEKAGVANLVASLLDEGTTSRSSKQLAEQIDFIGGSLEAKAGEDFTTASARVLKKDIDLGFALLADVLMHPAFPKHEFERVRSQILGEISSDNDDPGHVAMKAFNQLVFHNHPYRWPAQGTEDTVGKITLADVQSFYAKEYLPNQVILTIVGDLSVEQATALVQNHFGSWKKGNPQTRTTKKPAAVEKKAVQLIEKDLTQSTIVLGHGGISRNNPDYYAVTVMNHILGAGGFSSRLMDSIRDKQGLAYGIMSHYDARMLPGSFWVNLQTRTEATNQAIAGVLTEIKGIRDSPVSDQELSEAKSFLMGSFPLRLDSTAKLAQVLAQVEYYGLGFEYFSQYQKWIERVTKDDVLRVAKQYLDPQHYALVVVGNVAKAKVRQ, from the coding sequence GTGAGCCAATGGCGTCGTACCGGCGCACTGCTGCTCACGACCGCCCTCTTCTCCCTCGCCACGACCCTATATGCGGCTGATATCACGCCGATAAAATTCACCACGCCGAACGGGATGACCGTCCTGGTCCTAGAGCAGCACTTTCTCCCGATCGTGGAGATTCATGCCCTGGTCAAGACCGGATCGGCCTACGATCCTCCTGAGAAAGCCGGCGTCGCGAATCTCGTCGCCAGTCTTTTGGATGAGGGAACCACCAGCCGATCCTCGAAACAACTGGCAGAACAAATCGATTTCATCGGCGGATCACTGGAAGCGAAAGCCGGAGAGGACTTCACGACCGCCTCAGCGCGCGTGCTGAAAAAAGATATCGACCTAGGCTTTGCGCTCCTCGCCGATGTGTTGATGCATCCCGCCTTCCCCAAGCACGAATTCGAGCGGGTGCGCTCACAGATCCTGGGAGAAATTTCCAGCGACAACGACGATCCCGGTCATGTGGCGATGAAGGCTTTCAACCAGCTGGTCTTTCACAATCATCCCTATCGATGGCCAGCACAAGGCACCGAAGACACCGTGGGCAAGATTACGCTGGCAGACGTCCAGAGCTTCTATGCGAAGGAATATCTCCCCAATCAGGTGATTCTGACCATTGTGGGGGATCTTTCCGTCGAACAAGCTACGGCCCTTGTGCAAAACCATTTCGGCTCATGGAAGAAGGGCAACCCCCAGACCCGCACGACAAAGAAACCGGCAGCGGTGGAGAAGAAGGCGGTTCAGCTCATTGAGAAGGACTTGACTCAATCCACGATTGTCCTCGGCCACGGGGGCATTAGCCGGAATAACCCCGACTACTACGCCGTCACCGTCATGAACCATATTCTGGGGGCCGGAGGGTTTTCGTCCCGGCTCATGGACTCGATCCGCGACAAGCAGGGACTTGCCTACGGAATCATGAGCCACTACGACGCGCGCATGCTCCCCGGCTCGTTCTGGGTAAATCTTCAAACGAGAACCGAAGCCACGAACCAGGCTATTGCAGGCGTGCTGACGGAAATCAAAGGGATCCGCGACAGCCCGGTCAGCGACCAGGAACTATCGGAAGCAAAGTCATTCCTCATGGGCAGCTTTCCGCTCCGCCTCGACTCAACCGCCAAGCTGGCCCAGGTGCTGGCACAGGTTGAGTACTACGGACTGGGATTCGAATATTTCAGCCAGTACCAGAAATGGATCGAGCGCGTCACGAAAGACGACGTCCTTCGCGTGGCGAAACAATACCTCGACCCGCAGCACTATGCGCTCGTCGTGGTTGGCAACGTGGCCAAAGCCAAGGTCCGCCAGTAA